One Rattus rattus isolate New Zealand chromosome 12, Rrattus_CSIRO_v1, whole genome shotgun sequence genomic window carries:
- the Cnih1 gene encoding protein cornichon homolog 1 isoform X1: MAFTFAAFCYMLALLLTAALIFFAIWHIIAFDELKTDYKNPIDQCNTLNPTVEKVKKIKRVKIALKLVLPEYLIHAFFCVMFLCAAEWLTLGLNMPLLAYHIWRYMSRPVMSGPGLYDPTTIMNADILAYCQKEGWCKLAFYLLAFFYYLYGMIYVLVSS, translated from the exons ATGGCGTTCACTTTCGCGGCCTTCTGCTATATGCTGGCGCTGCTGCTCACCGCCGCGCTCATCTTCTTCGCCATCTGGCAC ATCATAGCATTTGATGAGCTGAAGACCGATTACAAGAACCCTATAGACCAGTGTAATACCCTGAATCCT ACAGTTGAAAAGGTCAAAAAGATTAAAAGAGTCAAAATTGCCCTAAAG CTTGTGCTTCCAGAGTACCTCATCCATGCTTTCTTCTGTGTcatgtttctctgtgcagcagaGTGGCTCACCCTCGGCCTCAATATGCCCCTTTTGGCATACCATATTTGGAg GTATATGAGTAGACCGGTGATGAGTGGCCCTGGCCTCTATGACCCGACGACCATCATGAATGCAGACATTCTAGCCTACTGTCAGAAGGAAGGATGGTGCAAACTAGCTTTCTACCTTCTAGCGTTTTTTTACTACCTATACGG CATGATCTATGTTTTGGTGAGCTCTTAG
- the Cnih1 gene encoding protein cornichon homolog 1 isoform X2, which produces MAFTFAAFCYMLALLLTAALIFFAIWHIIAFDELKTDYKNPIDQCNTLNPLVLPEYLIHAFFCVMFLCAAEWLTLGLNMPLLAYHIWRYMSRPVMSGPGLYDPTTIMNADILAYCQKEGWCKLAFYLLAFFYYLYGMIYVLVSS; this is translated from the exons ATGGCGTTCACTTTCGCGGCCTTCTGCTATATGCTGGCGCTGCTGCTCACCGCCGCGCTCATCTTCTTCGCCATCTGGCAC ATCATAGCATTTGATGAGCTGAAGACCGATTACAAGAACCCTATAGACCAGTGTAATACCCTGAATCCT CTTGTGCTTCCAGAGTACCTCATCCATGCTTTCTTCTGTGTcatgtttctctgtgcagcagaGTGGCTCACCCTCGGCCTCAATATGCCCCTTTTGGCATACCATATTTGGAg GTATATGAGTAGACCGGTGATGAGTGGCCCTGGCCTCTATGACCCGACGACCATCATGAATGCAGACATTCTAGCCTACTGTCAGAAGGAAGGATGGTGCAAACTAGCTTTCTACCTTCTAGCGTTTTTTTACTACCTATACGG CATGATCTATGTTTTGGTGAGCTCTTAG
- the Cdkn3 gene encoding LOW QUALITY PROTEIN: cyclin-dependent kinase inhibitor 3 (The sequence of the model RefSeq protein was modified relative to this genomic sequence to represent the inferred CDS: inserted 1 base in 1 codon): protein MKPPISIQASEFDSSDEEPADDEQTPIQISWLPLSRVNCSQFLGLCALPGCKFKDVRRNIQKDTEELKSSGIQDVFVFCTRGELSKYRVPNLLDLYQQYGIVTHHHPIPDGGTPDIGSCWEIMEELATCLKNNRKTLIHCYGGLGRSCLVAACLLLYLSDSISPQQAIDSLRDVRGSGAIQTIKQYNYLHEFXDKLAAYQSSRDSLSRSVSR from the exons ATGAAGCCG CCCATTTCAATACAAGCGAGCGAGTTTGATTCTTCAGACGAAGAGCCTGCTGACGACGAGCAGACTCCAATTCAAATTTCATG GCTACCTCTGTCACGAGTGAATTGTTCTCAGTTTCTCGGTTTATGTGCTCTTCCAG GTTGTAAATTTAAAGATGTTAGAAGAAACATTCAAAAAGATACAG AGGAACTAAAGAGCTCTGGGATCCAAGACGTATTTGTTTTCTGCACCAGAGGGGAACTGTCAAAATATAGAGTCCCAAACCTTCTGGACCTCTACCAACAATATGGAATTGTCACCCATCATCATCCGATCCCAGATGGAGGGACTCCCGACATTGGCAGCTGCTGGGAAATCATGGAGGAGCTGGCCACCTGCCTTAAAAACAACCGAAAAACCCTGATACA CTGTTATGGAGGACTTGGAAGATCTTGTCTTg TAGCTGCTTGTCTCCTCCTATACTTGTCTGACTCAATTTCACCACAGCAAGCCATAGACAGCCTTCGAGATGTCAGGGGATCTGGGGCGATACAGACCATCAAG CAATATAACTATCTTCATGAAT GGGACAAGTTAGCTGCCTATCAGTCATCAAGAGATTCACTGTCAAGATCTGTGTCCAGATAA